ACCCAAATTCCGCGAGGGCGAACGATTTCGATGGGTGCGCATTGACCACTGGGCAAATGCTTCAGTGTGCTAAggtcagtttcgggagttctactcgcctcAATTtgattctgtaaagtcgtacgggttccttaacgccttggctatctactcatgtgatcaaaatcataattcgATCTCTCATTCGTTAGCAGGTTTCCCTAGACCTTAATGACTCCGAATTCGTTCAAATCTGGACTGGGCTAGGAattctcaagttactacgaaaaagttttatgacccaaattctttccccgatggcttttctataacgaccgGAACAGGTCAttacaatttttaatatttagatgatttttttgtattttaaaattacaaacaaaaaagagaaataggATTGAAGCTCATAGAGAGAGCCATGTCACAGTTTTCTTATTCAACTTTATTTGAGCTCTTGTCAACACTCCCTCGGGCTAACTAATCAACATCCAAGAGCCCTCTTTATTGAGTCATGCTTTACTACAATAATAATACAAGGAAAATAAGATTTTAAATATGAGTAGGggtttcataaaaaaaaagtttatgaatttatagggacaaaatagaaaattttttaaagaaaacataaatagTTTTCTGTACAATATAATAGTATTGTTGAACCTTGGCTAATAGTTAGTATTATTTCAcataaagttataataactaattagcATCTAAACAAAAATACAGACTTGcaataataaaattttttaGTTAAACACAAAGTTACAATAACTAATTTGCATCTAAACAAATTACAGactttcaataataaaaaaaatataaaaattcaaactaaaaatGTTACATGGAGAAAGCATAAACACATAGATCTTCCTTAGGAccttatattaagaaaataaataaaaatagaaatgaatCAACATTCAAGAGTCCTCTTCATGGTGTCAAATTAAAGCATAAATTTGATAATAGAATAATGCTACAAAGAACAatgaaaatcttgaattgagatttcatgaaacaaaaaacttgtgaatttatagacaaaaatgaaagaatatcCTAAACTgtcttaaattttataatttagtcatggaattaatataatttaatagttGGAGGTTGATGTGGGTTGGGGGTggcataaaaaatgattttccttaaaatttgaaatatttttcaaaacaattttttttaaaaaaaaaaaattattgggtggCCTGGTTGGGGTGGCACCGGGGGGGGNGGGGGGTGCTGGTTTGAGGAtaggaataaaatatatttgaattttttaaaaaaagaaaatttaaaaattttaattttttttttttgaacaagGAGGGTCGGGTACGGGGTATGAgtagggtaagaaaaaaaataaaaggatgaagtagagtttggaaaatgtttttcttaattttggaaGGAAAGTTATTTTCCTTagatttgaggaaaatgagttgatttggaaggAATCCTTAGCCTGGTGGTGTTAAGTGGAATTTGTTGTAATGCTAATTTCACAAACACAAGGAATGATCCCTGAATTTCACAAAGATGTGGGAAATGTGGGATGTTGACATCATGAGTTTGTGATTAAAATTGTAGGTTATGAAATATATGTTCAACCCTATTGATATTTGTTTTCACATGTTGGAGCCAGAAGCGGTGGGTTTTGTGGAACCCCCGCCTGGTTCTACAATGCTGGCCGTGGGTTTGACATGAGCACTGATCCTTATGCTTCAGTAACATCTAACAATAATGTATTTCTTCACATAAAAACCACTTAGGAGATGCACCTTATTTCAACTGAACTCCAGAAAAAAAATTCCTACCAGTAAAGACTCTTTGGACATGTTCAGTTGTCCAGGGGTTACACTTTCTCCCTTTTCCTTCTGGTGCACTGTATTTACAAGTCTATATCCAGTTGTTTAAAACTAGAAAAGTTAATCCTGAATACCAAATACAACGAGTGATATAATCTATGAATGTCATCAATTACAAACTTATCATCACCATCACCATCACATTTCTCTTGAAAACTAAATTGCATTGTCTACTCATTCATCATTAGATAAAAATTGAGCCCCTAGCCAAATGGTAGGAGTGACTTTTCATGTATTTGGCGCCATATCAACTTGATTGACACAGTAAATGCAAACCTCAACCATGGATATTAGTCTTATGAAAGAACAAACAAATTTCATGTATTATGCTAATTGTTCATCATTGAAAAGGGCTAAATAAGTGCTTACAAGGGGTATAAAGCTGTGCTAACTTCAAATAAGAATAGTTAATTGCTATATGTATAACTAAAAGCTTAATAAATAGCAACTACACCAACATAATCAGATAGAATCCAAGAGTGAATCCACATCTGGTGTTATAATGATACGCTTAGTGAGCTCCCCAATGTTAGAGCAATACTTCTCTTCTGTATTAACCGCAACAACATCCTGGGCAAACGAGCAATCCATACCTGGAGAAAGCTGCAGTCCATTTTGAGATGTCAGATGCCAATAACAATGCCCGCATAGATTTCTACCAATAATGCACTTGAATAAATTAGTGTTTTCATAATGAACAGTTACAAGATCAGTATTTCAATGTGTTAAGCTATTTACCATCAGCATAAAGggtttctcttttttatttaaaggTCGTGGGATCGAGTCACTAAGGGAGCAAAAAAAGGTGGGATCTTATCCGCAAGGACAAATAATCTGACATGTATCTAAACTAACATATGccttaagaaaatcatataATGAAGCAAACTTacattaaaaagggtttcaCCAAGCTTCAGCTTAACAGCGCCGCTTTTGTACACtaacattttacccatgaatCCTGCAGGTAACTCATTTAAACTGCAGGCCTTAGCTTTTGAAGGCTTTGAGCTGTTCGCCATCTCACTGCCTTCTGTTTTAATAGATTGCTTCAACATTGGCAGGGTTGGTAATTGCACCAAGAACATCTTTTCCTCCAGATTCTCCTCCTACCAATCATTCACGTAAGGATTCATGGAAACTACTTAGTAATAAGTTGAAGTCAAACCATCAACCAGTTTACTAACCATTAGACCAAGATCCATTGCTGGTTTTATGGAATTCTCATCATAAGTCAAGCTTCGGGAAGCTTCCCCAAATTCTTCCTCGTCAAGAAGTTCTGCAGGGTAAAAGGTACATATCAATGGTAATGATTTTCATATTAAAGAATACGAAATATGCAAATCACAACCAGAATTGGAAAGAGATCAATTGCTTAATAGGTATCAATATGAAGTGTTCTTTGTATTTTTTCCTGAAAGATGGCGATTTGGTTTTCAAAGCATTTGTTGAATTTACCTGGATTTCCTGAATAGGGCCTCCTCACGGGAAGCGTTACAGGATAGTTGGTATAGTAATCCTGAGATATAAAATGAGAGACAAAATTTCAGGCAGAAGAAAGCTTACATGGAAAATGAGAGAGAATTCAGCCAAGGAAACTAGAAACTTAATACAAAAGGGCAAATTCTTTAAAACCAACCCATGGCTCGGTGTATTCCTTCTGCACTCGCTCCCCACCGATACCACCTGCAGAACCTGCTTTGTGTCAAACAAGCTGCAATACATCCATATAGcagaaagaaagtaaaatgatTAGAGAAAATACTTGCCATCGGACATTGATCCAGAAACCTTGTTATAATGGCCATATGATTTCAATGAAGATGATGAACCTCCATAACCAAATGCAACTTGAGTAGGTCCTAGAAAAATTCAAGGAAGAAAAATTCTAAGAATTATCATTCTGTTATTAGTAGTATTGATAGCAAGAATATTGACAAACAACACTTTCCATAAATCAtaacatacatatttttattgGTCATTCTTTACACTACAAATGAAATAGATGTTCCTAAAACCATTAAGAAGTAAAAACTAGGGATGCCACGCATTtcattcttttcaatttttaaccaGCCTCGCATAAACCCAATCCGTCCTGCCCCACTTAAGTTATTGCTGCTACATACACAAAGTAAGTTATATTGTCATTAAATTCTTGGCTAACATTATAGACCAGCGTAAAATATCGAATTTGAAGTCCAAACTAAATTGATAGAATACCATGAAATTTGTTGAACTATAGACCAGCGTAAAATATCGAATTTGAAGTCCAAACTAAATTGTTAGAATACCACGAAATTTGTTGAACTAACGAGAGATACTAATGATTTTACTTGAAcaaattaaaggcaaatgtgaattttgcaCATTGATGTTGAAAGAAAAGTTGAAACAAGTTAACGACCTCTGTTTTATCACATTAGGACTTTAAAAATTTGACTTTTTCATCCTCCTGAAATCATAAATACTTACTAAATCTACTAGTTTGGCCTTATCAAACAAGTTTTTGCTCATCACTGgattttaaacctttttctccaaaatttgaaacttttcACTTGATAGTTTGTGCAACAGAAAAATTTTCAAAGTACCAGCCATAGCTAGATGCATATAAATCTTTTCCTAAATTTTTGGCAGGTGAAACATAAAATGATACAGGGAAGAAAACTTGtatgttatttgagaattttatcAAACAAGCAGCAGTAGAGCACAAGAAGGGAGGAGACGCCCACACGCCCCGCACCCgcataattttaaaacattaaggCTTTGACCCACCCCGTCCCATACCCACTTAGAGACTGCCCCACATAGCCTTAAACCCGCCCCGTTGCATTCCtaataaaaatgtaaattaaTTGATTAACATACCCCTAGAGGGAGGAAAAGGTATTGAATACACTGAATTGTTAATTTCCAATATTAGATGCTGGGACCAGCCAAATCGTAGATTTGAAACTTCAAAAGGGTATTGCTTAGTGGTGGTCCAATCATTTAGATAGAAAACCAGAATAGCAATGTCTAATTGTAggtagtattatttaatttattatttccaTAGGTTATAAAATTTATCAAGGCCAGAAATCAGAATGAATAAAATCTAacttataacaaaaatataaataacaacAGAGAACTTGTTAATGGGTTATTGGATTTTCAGATAGTAAACCATAAATTTCggatttatttttctaaaaataatgaagagagGCAACAGAGTTTCATAGTACTTACCTTTCTTTTCTACTTTATGTTTAACTTTTGCAGAAGCTTcctacaattaattaattagaatgaGAATTAAGAATGAATACATTTAAGTTAGAGGATAAACGAAATcattaaaatgacaaaatcatACATACATTGAAGCGCCGCATCAATTCCTCTGCTTTAGCGGCATCACCATCAGCTTCAATGTTTTCTCTGCAAGTACCAAAATTACGATCGAATAAGAAAAAACTGAATACCGTCGTTTGGGGATTTCAACAAGTTTcagaatatatataattacGGCTTGGGCAGAACAGTTTTCTGCGCTCTACGAGGAGGACCTTTCGGTGCAAATCTCACCTACAAAAATCAtccatcaatcaatcaatcacacataaaattaatttgcagaaaatattgaaaagtttTTACCTTTCTAGGTG
The DNA window shown above is from Solanum stenotomum isolate F172 chromosome 6, ASM1918654v1, whole genome shotgun sequence and carries:
- the LOC125867361 gene encoding uncharacterized protein LOC125867361 isoform X2 codes for the protein MDSDSFATKAPRKVRFAPKGPPRRAQKTVLPKPENIEADGDAAKAEELMRRFNEASAKVKHKVEKKGPTQVAFGYGGSSSSLKSYGHYNKVSGSMSDGGIGGERVQKEYTEPWDYYTNYPVTLPVRRPYSGNPELLDEEEFGEASRSLTYDENSIKPAMDLGLMEENLEEKMFLVQLPTLPMLKQSIKTEGSEMANSSKPSKAKACSLNELPAGFMGKMLVYKSGAVKLKLGETLFNLSPGMDCSFAQDVVAVNTEEKYCSNIGELTKRIIITPDVDSLLDSI
- the LOC125867361 gene encoding uncharacterized protein LOC125867361 isoform X1, producing the protein MDSDSFATKAPRKVRFAPKGPPRRAQKTVLPKPENIEADGDAAKAEELMRRFNEASAKVKHKVEKKGPTQVAFGYGGSSSSLKSYGHYNKVSGSMSDGSAGGIGGERVQKEYTEPWDYYTNYPVTLPVRRPYSGNPELLDEEEFGEASRSLTYDENSIKPAMDLGLMEENLEEKMFLVQLPTLPMLKQSIKTEGSEMANSSKPSKAKACSLNELPAGFMGKMLVYKSGAVKLKLGETLFNLSPGMDCSFAQDVVAVNTEEKYCSNIGELTKRIIITPDVDSLLDSI